The DNA window CACGTCGGGGATCAGCCGCCGCAGCTCCGAGAGCCGCTTCGGCCCCTCGAACAGGAAGTACAGGACGAACACCTTCCAGCGCCCCCCGATCACCTTCAGCGCACGCTCTGCGGGGACGAGAGGAAGCTCTTTCATGATCGGCATGGTTACCTTCTGGTGCCTAGCGTACCCAGACGTTCGTAGAGGGGGAAAGGGTCTCTAGTCACGCCTCGGAGCGTACGGCATCACTCCGGAAGCGCAGCCCAATCCCGCGCTGAAAGGACCGTCATGTCGAACGCCGAGCGTCAGACCCCTTCGCCCGTCGCCCTCATCACCGGCGCCAGCCGCGGCATCGGCAAGAGCACCGCCCTCGCGCTCGCCGACCGCGGCATCGACGTCATCCTGACCTACGTCTCCGCCGAGCAAGAAGCGAACGACGTCGTGCGCGCCCTCCGTGACAAGGGCCGCAAAGCCGTCGCCTTGCGCCTCGACGTCGCCAAGGTCGACACCTTCGACGCCTTCGTCGGCGAGGTCCGCCGCCACCTCACGCAGACCTTCGCCCGCGACACCTTCGATTTCCTCGTGAACAACGCCGGCTTCGGCGGCCACGCCCCCTTCGCGGACACCTCCGAAGAGACCTTCGACGCCCTCCTCGCCGTGCACTTCAAGGGCCCCTTCTTCCTCACCCAGAAGCTCCTTCCCCTGCTCGCCGATGGCGGCCGCATCGTCAACCTCTCGACTGGCCTCACGCGCTACGTGTTCCCCGGGCTCTCGGTCTACGCCGCCGCCAAGGGCGCCCTCGAGGTGCTCACCCGCGCCCTCGCCGTCGAGCTGGGCCCCCGCCGCATCGCCGTGAACACCGTCGCCCCTGGCGGCATCACCACCGACTTCGGCGGCGGCGTCATGCGCGACCCGGAGCTCCAGAAGGTCGTCACCGCCGAGACCCCGCTGGGCCGCATCGGCGAGCCCGAGGACGTCGCCGGGGTGGTCGCCTCCTTGCTGGCGCCCGAGACGCGCTGGATCACGGGGCAAAGGATCGAGGTCACCGGCGGCTACCGGCTCGGATAGGAGTGGGCAAGGAGCATTCTTCAGGGGTCAGCTCATGAGCCGTGAATTCAGGGTGACCATTGCAAGCCCGCCCGATCGCGAAAAACTGGTGGCCGAGATCTTCTTCGGAGACGAACAGGTCGCAGAGATTCATCAGGAATCGGACGAGCTGCAGATCGAGATCTACATGCATTCATCCGGTAAGCCATGGATGCTGCCCTATGTTGATTTCATGAAAGCGATGAGCAAAGCGAGGCAAAGGCTCGTGGGAGGTGACTTGTGATCGAGCGCTTCGAGCCGTGGAGACCGGCGTTCGGGTTCGTGGAGAAGTTCGCCCATCGGGCATGAGCCAGCAGGACCGGGGCGCGCGATCGAGGACGGCTTCACATTCCACGCGGGCGGGGGGTCGGGGGGGGCGCGTGCGTCGGCCGACCGAGCTTCAGGGGCAACATCCGCTTCCGGCCTGAGCGCCGGCCGTCGCGTGGGGGCGGGCGTTCCAGGGAGGACTTCAGCCCCACGCGGGCGCCAGAAGAAACGGGCGCCCGACCACGCACCCGGGTGAACCACGCCCCTCGTGTCCGGCGCTCCCGGTCCGGCGCAGCAAAAACGCTTCCAGAAACGTCGGGACGTGCATCGCACCCGTGCAACACGCCCGCCAATATTTCGGCGCATGCGTTGCACTCGTGCATTTCGCCTCCTCGAAGCATCCTGGCGCGAATTGCACTCGTGCAAAGCGTCCGCCGAAACGTCGGCGCGTGCGTCGCACTCGTGCAAAGCATCCGCCGAAATGTCGGCACGTGCGTTACACGAGTGCAAAACATCCGCCGAAATGTCGGCGCATGCGTTGCATGAGTGCAACGCTCTCCCCCGCCTCGAAGCGTGGGTTTCGTGTCAGGGGACCTGAAAAAGGAAAAGGCCGGCCGCAGTGCAGCCGGCCCAGGGGGGGCGGGATTCGCGCGCGCGGGTCAGCGCGGCGCGGACACGGAGGGCGGGCACTCCAGCTCGTCGTCGTCCTCGTCGAGCGGGTCGTCGTCGGAGTCGGCGGCCTGCGTGACCGAGCGGCGCCTCACCTCGTCGAAGAAGAGGTCCTGCATCTCCCGGTCGCCCGGGAATTGCGCCTGCACCGTTCTCGCGACCTCCTCGTAGACTTTGAGGAAGCGCGCCTTCTCGGCGTCGCGGAGGGCGCGCTGGGCGCGGGCGGTCTGACGGGCGCTGGTCCGGTCGCTGAGTGCGCCCTGGTAGTCCTCGCGGTGCTGGACGACCTCCGTCAGGAGCGTGGGGGCCTCGGACCAGCCCGGCACGGCTGCGGTGACGTCGGCCTCGAGGTCGATCATCGCCTTCACCTGGGACTCCCCGCGCAGGCGGGTGATCACGGCGGAGCCCTTGGGCATGATCATGGCGGCCGTCGGTCCGCCGCGTTTGCCGTCGCGGTGCTCGGCCTTCTTCTGGAGGCGTCGGACACAGCGATCGGCGGCGATGTCGGCGTACTTCACGTCGACGCGGGTGGGGAGGGCCGTACGCACGGCGGTCTGGTAGGCGGCCTGGATGGCGACGAGCGCGGTCCTCGCGTCGTCGAGGCGGGTGGCGAGCTGGGTGAGCACCGGGTTCGAGGGGAACTTGCTCATCATCCGGGTGGAGTAAGCAGCAAGCTCGTCGCACCTGGAGACCGGCGTCTTCATCTTCGGTAACTGCATGGTCATCTCCTGGTTGGGTTGGGATTTCCGCCGCCGCCGGACCCGGCTGGGTCCGCACGTCGGCGTGGAAAGTTGAAGCACTGACTGACGGAAAATCCAGGAAAGATCCTGTGCAGAACGAAAATAGGGAGGAGATGGTGCGATAACAGCGCCGTCGGTGGAGGAGGGGCCGAGGAGCGCCATCGGCCAAGGAGCGACATCGGCCAAGGAGCGACATCGGCCAAGGAGCGACATCGGCCAAGGAGCGACATCGATGGAGGAGGGGGCGGAGGACGGGAAACGCGTGATGGCGCGAAGCTGACGGGCGAGGGGCCGCGCGCGAGGAGCCACGAGCGCGGGCGCCATGTCGACGGAGGCGCTCCGGGCTGCTCTTCGAGATGCCCTCGAGATGCGTGGACGCCCGGTGAGTGTTCGTTCTTCGGTGGCGTCAGGGAGCGGGTGATCGCGGGCTCAGAGCACGTCCCAGAGGTGAACGATGCCTGGCGTCCCGTAGGGGGCGGTGGCGACGACGCGGCCGTCGGGCGAGACGGCAACGGTGCTGGATTCGCTGGCGAGGTGGAGGCGCGGGCTGCCGTCGAGGGCCGAGTGCACCGTCAGCCGGTCGGTGACGATCACGTCGCCCTTCGGTGACCAGAGCAGGCGGGTCACGGCGGCGGGCTGCGTCTTTGCTGTCCAGAGGGGCGCGCCCTGCGCGTCGCAGGCGATGAGCTTCGTCTGGGTGTTCGCGGCGACGACCTGGTTCTCCGGGCCGAGGGCGACGGCGCTGTCCACGCCGCGCATCGGGGCCGACCAGCGCTCACGGAGATCCGGGAGGTCGAGCTGTCGGAGGGTGCCTCCGCCAGCGAACAGCAGGACATCGGCGTTCATGGCCATGCCGTTCAGGGGGGCGAGGGGGGCGCGGGTCTCGGCCACGAGGCGCTCCCACATGGACTCGACGGAAGGCCCAGCGAACGCGGGGAAGCGGGCGTGCTTGGTGACGTCACGCCGGCAGCGCCACACGTAGCCGCGCTGGGGCCCGTACTTGACCCGGCCGGCGACGGCGAGGTGCTGGCCGTCCGGCGCGACGTCGATGCGAAACACGGTGCCGGGGAAGTCGTCGGAGCCGATCTCCTGGACGGTGCCGAGCAGCGACCAGGTCGCGACGCTGTCGAAGTCGCCAGAGACCTTGGAGCCGCCTCGTTTGCGGGTGACCACGGCGTCGAGGGTGGGGAAGAGGGTCGCTGTCCCCTCGCTCAGCGGGATCTCGTGGGTGGCGATCGGGAGGCCTCCGTCGCGCGACCAGATGCAGACGCGGCTGAAGCTCGCGGCGGCCACGCGGTCCGCGGTCACCACCAGGCTGGTGAAGGCGGGGCCGGGGGCGGGATCGGTGAGGGTGAGCGTGGGGGTGGAGAGGGTCGGGAGCGGCGGCATGGGTCTCCGTGGGGGGGAGCGGGACCGATCGCGCAGCAGGTCCCGGGCGCACTGTAACCAGCGCGGCCGCGGAGGACGAGACTTCGAGGGCGCGGGGGCGCGGGGGCGCGGCGCCGTCGCTCAGTTGAACACGCGGGCGATGACGCCTTTGAAGGGGTAGCCCTCGGAACGGCCGGCGACGAGCAGCTTGCCGTCGGTGGTCACGGCCATCGACTGGAGGACGTCGTCGACGCCGAGGTCGAGGTGCTGCACCGCGTTCGTGCCGAAGGTGGGGTCGAGGAGACCGTTGGGTTGCAGGCGGACCAGCAGGGGATCGGTGGCGTTGCCGGCGAGGACGAAGCGGCCGTCGGAGAGGCGCACCAGGGCTACGGGGTCGTCGTCGCCGCCGGTCAGGTCGAGGAGGAGGCCGCCGTCGTCGCCGGCGCTGCCATCGCCGAAGGTGGGATCGGGGGTGCCGTTCGCGTTCCGCCGCAGGACGAGGAAGTCGGCGCTGCCTGCCTCGTCGGTGCGGGCGAGGAGGACGATGTGGCCGCTGGGCTGGAGGAGCACGCCGACGGGTTGCTGCTGGCCCGTGCGGGCGATGGTCACGCGGCCGGCGTTGCCGAAGAAGGGATCGATCTGGCCGCTCGGGAGGAGCCGGACGAGGAGGATGTCGCGATCGCCGTTCGCTTCGGTCCAGCCAGCGACGATGACGCGGCTCGAGCCGTCGATGACCAGCGCCTCGCCCCCGGCGGTGCCGCCCGTGTGGTCGACGAAGGTGCGGCCGTTCGTGCCGAAGGCGTTGTCGAGCTTGTGCGCCATGGGGCGGATGGCCGTGACGAAGAGGCGTTCGTTGCTGGCGCCGGTGACGAGGAGGTGCTCGTCGGCGCTGAGGGCGACGGCGCGTACGGTCTCGTCGCCGCCGAGATCGAACAGCGCCTTGCCTTCGTCGTTGCCGACGGTGTGCGGGGTGCCGTCGTTCTTGAAGGCCATGAGGCCGACGTCGGAGGTGGTGCCAGGGCCTGCGCTCCCGCTGCCCGTGAGGACCAGGGTGCCGTCGAAGAGCTGGATCATGCTGCGCGCCTCGTGGGGTCGCGTGCAGCTACAGAAGCGGCCTCCGACACGGCCCGTGGTCGCGAAGGTGGTGTCGAGGCCGCCGTCGGGCAGGAGGCGGGCGCCCTCGAAGCGGGTGCCGCCGAGGCCGTCAGCGCTGAAGCCGGCGGTGAGGATCTTTCCCTGTCTGGCTTCGCGCAGGTCATAGAGGGCGGCGGCGTCGGTGCCGAGCGTCCAGGAGAAGATGCCGCCGTGGAAGCTGGGATCGAGCGAGCCGGCCTTGGAGGTGACCACGGCAGGGACGCTGCCCGTGTGGGTGAGGTCGCCGGCCTTCGCGGTCAGGGTGAGGGTGAAGGTGGTGCCGATGGAGAGCGTGCCGGAGGCGCCGAGCGAGAGCTTGCCCGTGGTGTCGTCGGGCTCGAGGGTCGCCCTCGTGACGACGAGGCCGGTGGGCGCGTCGAGGACGTCCACCTCGACGGGCGCATCGAACCCGTCGAGGCGCTCGATGGTGACCTCGACGTCGCCCAGGTCGTCGTAAGGGACATCGACGCGGACGGGGACGATGGTGAACGAGAAGTCGCCCTCGACGACGATGCCTTGGCCATGACTGCCCGCGCCGCCCTCACCATCACGGCCCGTTCCGCCCTGTCCGTCGGTGCCTGTGAAGGGCGAGCCGTCGGGGTCCCGAGGTGCGGGGGGGCCTAAGCGATCCGGGTCAGCGTCGGCCGTCGCCTTGCAGCTCGTGATGCCGGGGACGAAGAGGAGCGCGCCGCAAAAGAGCGTTGCGGACAGTGCCAAAAGACGTTGTTTCACGCGGCGAAAGCTACGGCAGCGAGAGGGGTGGGTCGAGCGAGCGAGGCCGTTTCTTCGAGTGAAGAAGGGACGCAGTGGCGAGGAATCAGTTGGTGATGAAAGTGAAGTTGGCCCCGGAGCAGACGGTGAGCTTCAAGCCGATGCAGCGGTGAGCGTGCGAGGTGAAGGCTCGTGGTGACGGCTCGTGGTGACGGCAGCGAAGTGACGGCAGCGAAGTGACGGCAGCGAAGTGAGGGCCTTGCGCGAGCTCGCTCCATCCGACGCCCTGTCGTGCTTGCAGGAGGAAGGTGGTGATGGTGGGATCGTCGCATCACCAGCTGGTGCGCGGCATGCTCGCCAGGGGACGGTCTGCGGGAGGCACGAATGGCTGGCTGGCCGGGCGCGGTGCTGGGATGGGTGAGCAGGTGGGTCGGGAGCGACAGCAAGCAGCCCCCTGAAGGGGATGTCGACGTGCCGCGCGTGCACGTCACGGAGAAGGAGGAAGCGCGGCCGGTGGCTGAGAAGGAGGAAGTGCGGCCGGCGGCTGGAAAGAAGAAGGCGCGCTCGGGGGCAGGCAAGAAGAAGGCACGGCCAGCGGTTGGCACGCAGGAGGACGCTCCGTCGTCGAGGCCCGCTCTGCATCCGGCGTGGCGAGAGGGGCAGTACGTGACCTACGTGCTCACGCGTGACGACGGGAGCTGGGCCGCGCTGGCGATGTCCCTCGTCAGCTGGAGCGAAGAGCGCAGGCTGTTGCTGGTCGACGTCAAAGACGAGACGGGCGATGGGACCGTGTTCATTCGCCCGGATCCGTACGGCGCGCCGGATCCGGAGGACATCTCCGCGGAGCTGCGTCGCGAGGCGGCGGGAGGCAAGGAGGTGGACTTCCACGTCGCCGACAATCCAGGGTTCCTGGCGCCGCTGGCGTTGAACCTGCTGCTCGTGAGGGATCTCCCGTACCTCTCGGAGGTGTTGCAGCGACCGCCGCGGAAGGTGGGTCATCCTTGCGGACTGGAGACATGTCACCGGGTGATCTCGGAGGGGACCGGCTACGAGAAGCACCACGACATGAACCCGGCGGTGCCGCTGACGGGGGTGGCTTGTCTGTCCGTCGACGGGAAGCGGAATCCGTTGACGGTCACCTCCTTCGGCGTGCGTGACGGGTCGACCTGGGAGCCTGGATCGGCGGATGATTTCGTCGATCTGAGCCACCCGAAGCCCACCGAACATCGGGGGTTCACGATGACGTACCCGGCGACGTGGTTCTTGCGCTCGGAGGGCGAGGAGGCCGAGGAGACGGAGCTGGCCGACGCCGCACTGGAGGAGGGGGAACGCGCGTACCGGGTCCAGCTCGGCGGGCCTTCCTGTGCGCTCGCCCTCTCGCTGTCGGTTTTCAAGGGGGCGCCGGAGGAGGTCGCCGCGATGCGGGCCTCGGAGAGCACATCGGTGGAGGTGGTGGAGGGGTGGGCACGACATGAAGAGGCGCCGCTCGCGCTGGAAGAGCGGGGGGTGGGCGCGATGTTCACGCGGGTCGACGGGGCGAACACATGCCGGGCGGTGCGGGCGGTGCTCTGGAACGAGGCCGGGGACGTGCTCACGACGTTCACTGCGAGCGGCGCCGTCGTCAGCGCCCGTGCGGACTGTGAGGAGGTGCTCTCTGCCATGGAGCGGGTGCTCGGCGAGGCCGTCGAGAGCTTCCGGTTCACGTGATGTCGGCGCCAGCCGGCTTGACGCATCGTCGCGTCCGTCTGTAAGGCACAGAGGTGCTCGGTCTGGCGGGTCGGCAGGTCGTCGGCGCAGGGGGTCGAGCCTGAGCGCCTCGTCATGGATGCGGCGTGGGCGCGTGAAGCGTGAGGAGAAGGGTCGTCATGGTCAGGGGCGTCTTGGTTCGGGGCTGCGTGGCGGTGGTCGGGCTCGTGGTGGCGGGATGTGGTGCATTCCCGGGCGATGCGGCCCACGCCGACGCTGCGCTGCACGGCGTCAGGGACCGCGTCGGGTTCGACATGGACTGCAAGGACGCGCAGCTGATGAGGCTGGGTGACGTGTCGCGCCTCGGGCAGCAGATGACGTCGATGACCATCGGCGCGGTCGGCTGCGGGAAGAAGGCGACCTACTACGTCGAGTGCGTCAGCAACTGGGGCAACATCACGTGTACGGCGAAGATGAACACGGCCCAGGATGTTCCCAGGCAACAGCCGGGAGGCGTGAAGCCCGAGCCTGGGGGCGCTGGCTCGCAGCAGGTCGCCGAGTAGGCCAGCGGTTCCGTTGGGGGGCTTGCGTGCTGCTCTGAAGAGGAGCCGCAGAGGTGTTGCGATCGGCGCTGTGACCTCTCACGTTGTGGGTGGCCATGGATGAACAGCGGACCGCGTTCGACTTCGACTACATCGTCGTCGGCTC is part of the Chondromyces crocatus genome and encodes:
- a CDS encoding SDR family NAD(P)-dependent oxidoreductase yields the protein MSNAERQTPSPVALITGASRGIGKSTALALADRGIDVILTYVSAEQEANDVVRALRDKGRKAVALRLDVAKVDTFDAFVGEVRRHLTQTFARDTFDFLVNNAGFGGHAPFADTSEETFDALLAVHFKGPFFLTQKLLPLLADGGRIVNLSTGLTRYVFPGLSVYAAAKGALEVLTRALAVELGPRRIAVNTVAPGGITTDFGGGVMRDPELQKVVTAETPLGRIGEPEDVAGVVASLLAPETRWITGQRIEVTGGYRLG